In Bosea vestrisii, the following are encoded in one genomic region:
- a CDS encoding ABC transporter permease has protein sequence MSAARLSLGRIALNGAATLSLGFILLPLFFVFWLAFFRQEIPSFPPEGYSLKWFQAAANNKPFVDGFLLSLQVGVSATLIGLVLGVPASLALMRHRIALGPAINTLLLLPLVMPGIVLGTSLYVFQIETEIATGLPVMGSAGGLVAAHSLVVIPWVVKLVTASLAGFDRTIEEAAQNLGAGPWTTFRRVTLPSIRPGLVAGSLFGFVTSFGNLEMSLFLVGPGRTTLPIAILQYLEWKIDPTVAAASVIQIVLIGAAMIITDRYVKLSRVV, from the coding sequence TTGAGCGCCGCGCGACTGAGCCTGGGACGCATCGCGCTGAACGGCGCCGCCACGCTCTCGCTCGGCTTCATCCTGCTGCCGCTGTTCTTCGTCTTCTGGCTCGCCTTCTTCCGCCAGGAAATCCCCTCCTTCCCGCCGGAAGGCTATTCACTCAAGTGGTTCCAGGCGGCGGCGAACAACAAGCCCTTCGTCGACGGCTTCCTGCTCAGCCTGCAGGTCGGCGTGTCGGCGACCCTGATCGGGCTCGTGCTCGGCGTGCCCGCGAGCCTTGCCCTGATGCGCCACCGCATCGCGCTCGGCCCCGCCATCAACACGCTGCTGCTGCTGCCGCTGGTGATGCCGGGCATCGTGCTCGGCACCTCGCTCTATGTCTTCCAGATCGAGACAGAGATCGCGACCGGCCTGCCGGTGATGGGCTCAGCTGGCGGCCTCGTCGCGGCCCACAGCCTTGTGGTCATTCCCTGGGTGGTGAAGCTCGTCACTGCGAGCCTGGCCGGCTTCGACCGCACCATCGAGGAAGCGGCGCAGAACCTCGGTGCCGGCCCCTGGACGACCTTTCGCCGCGTCACCTTGCCGAGCATCAGGCCCGGCCTCGTCGCCGGCTCGCTGTTCGGCTTCGTCACCTCCTTCGGCAATCTCGAGATGAGCCTGTTCCTGGTCGGACCGGGGCGCACGACCTTGCCGATCGCGATCCTGCAATACCTCGAATGGAAGATCGATCCGACGGTCGCAGCCGCCTCGGTCATCCAGATCGTCCTGATCGGAGCGGCGATGATCATCACCGACCGTTACGTCAAGCTGAGCCGGGTGGTCTGA
- a CDS encoding ABC transporter ATP-binding protein produces the protein MAKLSIEHLRKVYGDFTAVDDCSIDITDGEFLVLLGPSGCGKTTTLRMVAGFIQPTAGKITIGERDVTNLPPWKRNCGLVFQSYALFPHMTVAENVAFGLEMRKIAPADRGPRVTEALRLVRLTGLDERYPRQLSGGQQQRVALARALAVEPDVLLLDEPLSNLDAKLRQEVRVEIRDLQRKLGLTTIMVTHDQEEALTMADRLVVMEKGKVRQIGTQRELYEKPADRFVAGFIGRSAFLDGTMAQAGRFRSGGGLDISCKATAAGPATLALRPERLAIGADAEACANRFPARVEHVSYLGALLDIDVRLTEQDRILLQVPNRPDAAEPKPGDMITIGWAEDAGLVYPREAKA, from the coding sequence ATGGCGAAGCTTTCAATCGAGCATCTGCGCAAGGTCTATGGCGACTTCACCGCCGTCGACGATTGCAGCATCGACATCACCGACGGCGAGTTCCTCGTCCTGCTCGGCCCCTCCGGCTGCGGCAAGACCACGACCTTGCGCATGGTCGCCGGCTTCATCCAGCCGACGGCGGGCAAGATCACCATCGGCGAGCGTGACGTCACCAACCTGCCGCCCTGGAAGCGCAATTGCGGCCTGGTCTTCCAGTCCTATGCGCTCTTCCCGCATATGACCGTCGCCGAGAACGTCGCCTTCGGGCTGGAGATGCGCAAGATCGCGCCGGCCGACCGCGGCCCGCGCGTGACCGAAGCGTTGCGACTCGTCCGCCTGACCGGCCTCGACGAGCGCTACCCGCGCCAGCTCTCCGGCGGCCAGCAGCAGCGCGTCGCGCTCGCCCGCGCGCTCGCCGTCGAGCCTGACGTTCTCCTGCTCGACGAACCGCTCTCCAATCTAGACGCCAAATTGCGCCAGGAGGTCCGCGTCGAGATCCGCGACCTGCAGCGCAAACTCGGCCTGACCACCATCATGGTCACGCATGACCAGGAGGAAGCCCTCACCATGGCCGACCGGCTGGTGGTAATGGAGAAGGGCAAGGTCCGCCAGATCGGCACGCAGCGCGAGCTCTACGAGAAGCCAGCCGACCGCTTCGTCGCCGGCTTCATCGGCCGCAGCGCCTTCCTCGATGGCACGATGGCGCAGGCCGGGCGCTTCCGCAGCGGCGGCGGCCTCGACATCAGTTGCAAAGCGACAGCAGCCGGCCCGGCCACGCTGGCGCTCCGGCCCGAACGCCTTGCCATCGGCGCGGATGCTGAAGCTTGCGCCAATCGCTTCCCCGCCCGGGTCGAGCATGTCTCCTATCTCGGAGCGCTGCTCGATATCGACGTCCGGCTGACCGAGCAGGACCGCATCCTGCTGCAGGTGCCCAACCGTCCGGACGCGGCTGAGCCGAAGCCAGGCGACATGATCACGATAGGCTGGGCCGAAGACGCCGGGCTCGTCTATCCGCGTGAGGCCAAGGCATGA
- a CDS encoding ABC transporter substrate-binding protein has product MKKIDRRDVLKGLAAGAGAAVAMPALGGRAQAQSAGKVVVGTWGGDYARLLTKNIEDPLLKPKGLEVVQDQAGDAPRRAKMVAERRLPRGTVDIQGFSAANMFEMNEAGATEQLDYAKIPNAKNLLPTMKYPYGIGHIYSGNVVIYNPKLISPAPTGFKDWLDPKWGNKIGFIDIQYQAIMIAASMAATNGASMNDIEKAKEVLLAVKKAGARVYPTNEAFAQAMKNEEVGISAIWKARVVQWQNAGIPCEAVSPVEGIPAYVSGFVIAKNAPNKENAYAYMNAMLAKEPQEAFAVDMGYNGTVSGLAVAPDLQKRIGFTPEEEKRIKDLDYAFLAKNDSAMKEWWDKVFKG; this is encoded by the coding sequence ATGAAAAAGATCGACAGACGCGATGTCCTGAAAGGCCTGGCTGCTGGCGCCGGCGCCGCGGTTGCAATGCCGGCGCTCGGCGGGCGGGCGCAGGCGCAATCGGCCGGCAAGGTCGTGGTCGGCACTTGGGGCGGCGACTATGCCCGCCTGCTGACCAAGAACATCGAGGATCCGCTGCTCAAGCCCAAGGGCCTGGAAGTGGTGCAGGACCAGGCCGGCGACGCGCCGCGCCGGGCCAAGATGGTGGCCGAGCGCCGCCTGCCGCGCGGCACGGTCGACATCCAGGGCTTCTCGGCCGCCAACATGTTCGAGATGAACGAGGCCGGCGCGACGGAGCAGCTCGACTACGCCAAGATCCCGAACGCCAAGAACCTCCTGCCGACGATGAAGTACCCGTACGGCATCGGGCACATCTATTCCGGCAACGTCGTCATCTATAATCCCAAGCTGATCAGCCCGGCCCCGACGGGCTTCAAGGACTGGCTCGATCCGAAATGGGGCAACAAGATCGGCTTCATCGACATCCAGTACCAGGCGATCATGATCGCCGCCTCGATGGCTGCCACCAATGGCGCCAGCATGAACGACATTGAGAAGGCCAAGGAGGTCCTGCTCGCGGTCAAGAAGGCCGGCGCGCGCGTCTACCCGACCAACGAGGCCTTCGCCCAGGCGATGAAGAACGAAGAGGTCGGCATCAGCGCGATCTGGAAGGCGCGCGTGGTGCAATGGCAGAACGCCGGCATCCCCTGCGAGGCGGTCTCGCCGGTCGAGGGCATCCCGGCCTATGTCTCCGGCTTTGTCATCGCCAAGAACGCGCCCAACAAGGAAAACGCCTACGCCTATATGAATGCCATGCTCGCCAAGGAGCCGCAGGAAGCTTTCGCCGTCGACATGGGCTATAACGGCACGGTCTCCGGCCTCGCTGTCGCCCCCGACCTGCAAAAGCGCATCGGCTTCACGCCCGAGGAGGAGAAGCGCATCAAGGATCTCGACTACGCCTTCCTCGCCAAGAACGATTCGGCGATGAAGGAGTGGTGGGACAAGGTGTTCAAGGGGTGA
- a CDS encoding ABC transporter permease encodes MSIAPEPVAGARTSLAGMLVVPATIFVAIGLIGPVAILFRYSLNQFIPGQFMVDGLTIENYVKFFTDGFYLNVLWRTVRVAVICTIICLIMGFPLAYVLARTQSRFKNLLIMLVVLPLFVGNAVRAAGWMTAFGSKGALNASLMGLGLIDQPLEIMFTETAVIIGIIAVNLPFMVLTLQSVIEGINRNVEEAAFSLGAGPAAMFRRVLWPLAMPGILAGTILTFILAMNAYATPVLLGGPKFQTMGPLVYGQFAQQNNWPFGGAISFILMTATLLLTIAANLIVQRRYR; translated from the coding sequence GTGAGCATCGCCCCCGAACCTGTCGCGGGTGCCCGCACCAGCCTTGCCGGGATGCTCGTCGTCCCGGCGACGATCTTCGTCGCGATCGGGCTGATCGGCCCGGTCGCGATCCTGTTCCGCTATTCGCTCAACCAGTTCATTCCCGGCCAGTTCATGGTCGACGGGCTGACGATCGAGAACTACGTCAAGTTCTTCACCGACGGCTTCTATCTCAACGTGCTCTGGCGCACGGTCCGCGTCGCCGTGATCTGCACGATCATCTGCCTGATCATGGGCTTCCCGCTCGCCTATGTGCTGGCGCGCACGCAGAGCCGCTTCAAGAATCTCCTGATCATGCTGGTGGTGCTGCCGCTCTTCGTCGGCAATGCCGTGCGCGCCGCCGGCTGGATGACCGCCTTCGGCAGCAAGGGCGCGCTCAACGCCTCCCTGATGGGCCTCGGCCTGATCGACCAGCCGCTCGAGATCATGTTCACCGAGACCGCCGTGATCATCGGCATCATCGCGGTCAACCTGCCCTTCATGGTGCTGACGCTGCAGAGCGTGATCGAGGGCATCAACCGCAATGTCGAGGAAGCCGCCTTCAGCCTTGGCGCCGGGCCGGCGGCAATGTTCCGCCGCGTGCTCTGGCCGCTCGCCATGCCCGGCATCCTCGCCGGCACGATTCTGACCTTCATCCTGGCGATGAACGCCTATGCCACCCCGGTCCTGCTCGGCGGTCCGAAATTTCAGACCATGGGTCCGCTGGTCTACGGCCAGTTCGCCCAGCAGAACAACTGGCCCTTCGGCGGCGCCATCTCCTTCATCCTGATGACGGCGACGCTGCTCCTCACCATCGCCGCCAACCTGATCGTACAGCGGCGCTATCGCTAA
- a CDS encoding twin transmembrane helix small protein, with the protein MNVSSAIVPIAVCAVAVVLLLGLVNMLRGGSSNTSQKLMRLRVVLQFIAILVILGVLWWRAG; encoded by the coding sequence ATGAACGTCTCCTCCGCTATCGTCCCGATCGCTGTCTGCGCCGTCGCCGTCGTGCTGCTGCTCGGGCTGGTCAACATGCTGCGCGGCGGCAGCTCTAACACCTCGCAGAAGCTGATGCGGCTGCGCGTGGTGCTGCAGTTCATCGCGATTTTGGTGATCCTCGGCGTACTCTGGTGGCGCGCCGGCTGA
- a CDS encoding acyloxyacyl hydrolase, which produces MVRVASLFVALSVLSAPALAQADRGGSRALGYAPATEAPAPAWEARFGLGAANPGGRESGLLNFGGEILTPRVATLNDRFTNAFVPRFHLGSSLNANGTQYAYAGATWTFDLSQSLFVEASLGAAVNNGKTGFVIPENRLNVGCNTGARSAAALGFRLSDRWSLIATLEHFSTTGCSDNPVANAGSPRGPSNFGARLGYTF; this is translated from the coding sequence ATGGTTCGCGTCGCGTCGCTGTTCGTTGCCCTTTCGGTCCTGTCCGCGCCAGCGCTGGCGCAGGCCGACCGCGGCGGTAGCCGCGCGCTTGGGTACGCCCCGGCGACGGAGGCTCCCGCCCCGGCCTGGGAGGCACGTTTCGGCCTCGGCGCAGCCAACCCCGGCGGACGCGAGAGCGGCCTGCTCAACTTTGGCGGCGAGATTCTGACACCGCGCGTCGCCACGCTGAACGACCGCTTCACCAACGCCTTCGTGCCGCGCTTCCATCTCGGCTCCAGCCTCAATGCCAACGGCACGCAATACGCCTATGCCGGCGCAACCTGGACTTTCGATCTCTCGCAATCGCTCTTCGTCGAGGCGAGCCTCGGCGCCGCCGTCAACAACGGCAAGACCGGCTTCGTCATCCCTGAGAACCGCCTGAATGTCGGCTGCAACACCGGCGCGCGCAGCGCCGCCGCCCTCGGCTTCCGCCTCAGCGACCGCTGGAGCCTGATCGCGACGCTGGAGCATTTCAGCACGACGGGCTGCTCCGACAATCCGGTCGCCAACGCCGGCAGCCCGCGCGGCCCCTCGAATTTCGGCGCCCGCCTCGGCTATACCTTCTAA
- the bla gene encoding class A beta-lactamase: protein MIRRRDLLVASLMSAPMLGGLPALAQGREDEVREALFALDRKHGGRLGVAILDSGNGRVIAHRGEERFAMCSTFKFVAAAFVLARVDRGEEELDRRVSYTKADLVTYSPVTEKHVEKGLTVAELCDAAVTLSDNAAGNLLLDSFGGPKGLTSYMRSLGDDSSRLDRRELELNEATPGDPRDTTTPVAMAQILRQTVLGAALSPASRHQLTAWLVANKTGDKRLRAGVPKGWRVGDRTGTGSNNATNDIGVIWPPGRAPRIITAYYAESRGTFPEREAVLAEVGRLATSL, encoded by the coding sequence ATGATCCGACGCCGAGATTTGCTGGTCGCCTCCCTGATGAGCGCGCCGATGCTGGGCGGCCTGCCCGCGCTGGCGCAAGGGCGCGAGGATGAGGTGCGCGAGGCGCTGTTCGCGCTCGACCGCAAGCATGGGGGGCGCCTCGGCGTCGCGATCCTCGACAGTGGCAATGGCCGCGTCATCGCGCATCGCGGCGAGGAGCGTTTCGCCATGTGCAGCACTTTCAAATTCGTCGCCGCGGCCTTCGTGCTGGCGCGGGTCGACCGAGGCGAGGAAGAACTCGATCGGCGCGTCAGCTATACCAAGGCCGATCTCGTCACCTATTCGCCGGTCACCGAGAAACATGTCGAGAAAGGCCTCACGGTCGCCGAGCTTTGCGACGCGGCCGTCACGCTCAGCGACAACGCTGCCGGCAATCTGCTGCTCGATTCGTTCGGCGGGCCAAAAGGCCTGACCTCTTATATGCGCTCGCTGGGCGATGACAGCTCGCGGCTGGATCGACGCGAGCTGGAGCTGAACGAGGCGACACCCGGCGATCCACGCGACACCACCACGCCGGTCGCGATGGCCCAAATCCTGCGCCAGACGGTGCTGGGCGCGGCACTCTCACCGGCCTCGCGTCATCAGCTCACCGCCTGGCTGGTTGCCAACAAGACCGGCGACAAGCGCCTGCGCGCGGGCGTGCCGAAGGGCTGGCGCGTCGGTGACAGGACCGGCACGGGTAGCAACAACGCCACCAACGATATCGGCGTGATCTGGCCGCCGGGCCGGGCGCCGCGGATCATCACCGCCTACTACGCCGAGTCGCGAGGGACTTTTCCGGAACGCGAAGCCGTGCTGGCCGAGGTCGGGCGACTGGCGACTTCGCTTTGA
- a CDS encoding LysR family transcriptional regulator, translating to MLRPHLPLNALRAFEASARHLSFTKAAIELCVTQAAISHQVKGLEERLGIELFRRLPRGLALTDEGRSLLPTLRDSFDRIAGLLERFETGRPVEVLNVGAVGTFALGWLLPRLAGFRQAHPQIDLRLTTNNNRVDLAAEGLDYALRFGGGAWHGTAALRLFDAPMTPVCSPALAAALRQPVDCTEQVLLRSYRADEWKLWSEAAGIEPLQARGPVFDTSIALAEVAAAGEGIALVPALLFSRYFDDGRLVRPFPIEVALGSYWLTWLQSRSLTPAMLAFRDWLQEESRLQIASRTS from the coding sequence ATGCTCCGCCCGCACCTGCCACTGAACGCGTTGCGTGCCTTCGAAGCCTCGGCCCGCCATCTCAGCTTCACCAAGGCAGCGATCGAGCTCTGCGTCACCCAGGCCGCGATCAGCCATCAGGTAAAGGGCCTCGAGGAGCGTCTCGGCATCGAGCTGTTCCGCCGCCTGCCGCGCGGGCTCGCGCTGACGGACGAGGGTCGCAGCCTTTTGCCCACCCTGCGCGACAGCTTCGACCGCATCGCCGGCCTGCTCGAACGCTTCGAGACCGGGCGCCCGGTCGAGGTTCTGAACGTCGGCGCAGTCGGCACTTTCGCGCTCGGCTGGCTGCTGCCGCGCCTTGCCGGCTTCCGTCAGGCTCATCCGCAGATCGATCTGCGCCTCACCACCAACAACAACCGCGTCGATCTCGCTGCCGAAGGTCTCGATTACGCGCTCCGCTTCGGCGGCGGCGCCTGGCACGGCACGGCGGCGCTGCGCCTGTTCGACGCGCCGATGACGCCCGTCTGTTCTCCCGCCTTGGCTGCCGCCCTGCGCCAGCCCGTCGATTGTACGGAGCAGGTCCTGCTGCGCTCCTATCGCGCCGACGAATGGAAGCTGTGGAGCGAGGCGGCGGGGATCGAGCCGTTGCAGGCACGAGGCCCCGTCTTCGACACTTCGATCGCGCTCGCCGAGGTCGCCGCCGCCGGCGAAGGCATAGCCCTCGTGCCGGCACTGCTGTTCTCGCGCTACTTCGATGACGGCAGGCTGGTCCGCCCCTTTCCGATCGAGGTCGCGCTCGGCAGCTACTGGCTGACCTGGCTGCAGTCGCGCTCGCTGACCCCGGCCATGCTCGCCTTCCGCGACTGGCTGCAGGAGGAAAGCCGCCTGCAGATCGCGTCGCGAACGAGCTGA
- the cpdR gene encoding cell cycle two-component system response regulator CpdR gives MTKILLAEDDNDMRRFLVKALQNAGYDVASFDNGLSAYNRLREEPFELLLTDIVMPEMDGIELARRATELDPDIKVMFITGFAAVALNPDSQTPKDAKVLSKPFHLRELVNEVEKLLAA, from the coding sequence ATGACGAAGATTCTCCTGGCCGAAGACGATAACGATATGCGCCGCTTCCTGGTGAAGGCGCTGCAGAATGCGGGCTATGACGTCGCCTCGTTCGACAATGGGCTATCGGCCTATAACCGGCTGCGCGAGGAGCCGTTCGAGCTGCTCCTGACCGACATCGTCATGCCGGAGATGGACGGCATCGAGCTGGCGCGCCGCGCCACCGAGCTCGATCCCGACATCAAGGTGATGTTCATCACCGGTTTTGCGGCAGTCGCGCTCAATCCGGATTCGCAGACGCCGAAGGACGCCAAGGTGCTGTCGAAGCCCTTCCATCTGCGCGAGCTGGTCAACGAGGTCGAGAAGCTGCTGGCGGCGTGA
- a CDS encoding N-formylglutamate amidohydrolase, giving the protein MTQPAGFSFPRPDDVIAEIERPFTLYQPALQVVPVIVDVPHAGRRYPRAFVEGARLPLRALRRSEDAYVDLLFSGAVALGAPLLVAEFPRAFLDANREPYELDPRMFEGRLPGFANTRSLRVAGGLGTIPRIVGEAYEIYPGRIPVESALARIEELYRPYHAGLRHLVNRTQGSFGSCILVDAHSMPSTGLDREGIAKADIILGDRFGTSASSFVVDAAEEAFARAGLKVTRNRPYAGGFITEHYGAPGSGVHALQIEVSRALYMNEATLEPSSGFSALQQVISTAMAECFARWSGWSDDWRQAAE; this is encoded by the coding sequence ATGACCCAGCCAGCCGGATTCTCTTTTCCCCGCCCGGACGACGTGATCGCCGAGATCGAACGGCCGTTCACGCTCTACCAGCCGGCGCTGCAGGTCGTTCCCGTCATCGTCGACGTGCCCCATGCCGGGCGGCGTTATCCGCGGGCCTTCGTCGAGGGCGCGCGCCTGCCGCTCAGGGCCCTGCGCCGCTCCGAGGACGCTTATGTCGATCTGCTCTTCTCAGGAGCCGTCGCGCTCGGCGCTCCTCTGCTGGTCGCCGAGTTCCCGCGCGCTTTTCTCGACGCCAATCGCGAGCCCTACGAACTCGATCCGCGCATGTTCGAGGGCCGGCTGCCCGGCTTCGCCAATACCCGTTCGCTGCGCGTCGCCGGCGGCCTCGGCACGATCCCGCGCATCGTCGGCGAGGCCTATGAGATTTATCCGGGCCGCATCCCGGTCGAGAGTGCGCTGGCGCGGATCGAAGAGCTCTATCGGCCCTATCACGCCGGATTGCGCCATCTGGTGAATCGGACGCAAGGCAGCTTCGGCAGCTGCATCCTGGTCGACGCCCATTCCATGCCCTCGACCGGGCTCGATCGCGAGGGCATCGCCAAGGCCGACATCATCCTGGGCGATCGTTTCGGCACCAGCGCTTCCAGCTTCGTCGTCGACGCGGCGGAGGAAGCCTTCGCTCGCGCCGGCCTCAAGGTGACGCGCAACCGCCCCTATGCCGGAGGCTTCATCACCGAGCATTACGGCGCGCCCGGCTCCGGCGTGCATGCGCTACAGATCGAGGTCAGCCGCGCGCTCTACATGAACGAGGCGACGCTCGAGCCGAGCAGCGGCTTCTCCGCCCTGCAGCAGGTGATCAGCACCGCCATGGCCGAATGTTTCGCGCGCTGGAGTGGTTGGAGCGACGATTGGCGCCAGGCGGCGGAGTGA
- the hisN gene encoding histidinol-phosphatase — MSAVDFAEFVARLATLSGQAILPFFRARHTTEDKSGGGVFDPVTEGDRAGEDVMRDLIRRTFPAHGILGEEFGAENADAEYVWVLDPIDGTRAFISGIPVWGTLIGLTRGGVPVYGMMNQPFTGERFSGDGRMARYEGPNGPRELHTRQVTNLAEATLMTTSPNLFVDGQKAAYGRVESAVRMARYGCDCYAYCMLAAGHIDLVIESGLKPYDIVALIPIIEGAGGIVTSWDGGSAAQGGTILAAGNRTLHQAALALLNG; from the coding sequence ATGAGCGCGGTCGATTTCGCTGAGTTCGTCGCCCGGCTGGCGACGCTGTCCGGCCAGGCGATCCTGCCTTTCTTTCGCGCCAGGCATACGACCGAGGACAAGTCCGGCGGCGGCGTCTTCGATCCCGTCACCGAGGGTGATCGCGCCGGCGAGGACGTGATGCGCGACCTGATCAGGCGCACATTCCCGGCCCATGGCATTCTCGGCGAGGAGTTCGGAGCCGAGAATGCGGACGCCGAATATGTCTGGGTGCTCGACCCGATCGACGGCACGCGCGCCTTCATCTCCGGCATCCCGGTCTGGGGCACGCTGATCGGGCTGACCCGCGGAGGCGTGCCGGTCTACGGCATGATGAACCAGCCCTTCACCGGCGAGCGCTTCTCCGGCGACGGCCGCATGGCGCGCTATGAGGGGCCGAACGGGCCGCGCGAACTACACACCCGCCAGGTGACGAACCTTGCCGAGGCGACGCTAATGACCACGAGCCCGAATCTCTTCGTGGATGGGCAGAAGGCCGCCTATGGCCGCGTCGAGAGCGCCGTGCGCATGGCCCGCTATGGCTGCGACTGCTACGCCTATTGCATGCTGGCCGCCGGCCATATCGATCTCGTCATCGAGAGCGGGCTGAAGCCCTACGACATCGTCGCGCTGATCCCAATCATCGAGGGCGCCGGCGGCATCGTCACCTCATGGGACGGCGGCAGCGCCGCCCAGGGCGGCACCATCCTCGCCGCCGGCAACAGGACGCTGCACCAGGCCGCGCTCGCCCTCCTCAACGGCTGA
- a CDS encoding alpha/beta fold hydrolase — protein MTQAEFFNQRDYPVPGHGKVWFAGASDGARLRLASWRPSVRREKGTVLVVQGRAEFIERYSEVIAELRRRGFHVLTFDWRGQGGSQRFTSRQRRGHVGRLSDYERDLALVVGQMQDHFPAPYFALAHSMGAALCLDAARREALPVSRLVAIAPMFGISMIENPRGARWLARVLYWLGFGKAFVPGGGDTAIGTKPFEGNRLSSDPVRYARNAALSAAARELAVGDPSVGWIHAAFQLMDRLAQPRAPLEVKVPTLIVAAGRDPVVSTPAIERFAARLKTGSALVLPTARHEILMENDAIRAQFWAAFDAFVPGEGVPAPASAVEEGERGLVQRPVAGGEDGAALGGAAAVP, from the coding sequence ATGACGCAGGCCGAATTCTTTAACCAGCGGGATTATCCGGTGCCCGGTCACGGCAAGGTCTGGTTTGCCGGGGCCAGCGATGGCGCGCGCCTGCGCCTGGCGAGCTGGCGTCCGAGCGTGCGTCGGGAGAAGGGCACGGTCCTCGTCGTACAGGGGCGTGCCGAGTTCATCGAGCGCTATAGCGAGGTGATCGCCGAATTGCGCCGGCGCGGCTTCCATGTCCTGACCTTCGACTGGCGCGGGCAGGGCGGCTCGCAGCGTTTCACCAGCCGGCAGCGCCGGGGACATGTCGGCCGACTTAGCGACTACGAGCGTGACCTCGCTTTGGTCGTGGGGCAGATGCAAGACCATTTCCCGGCGCCGTATTTCGCGCTGGCCCACTCGATGGGGGCGGCGCTTTGTCTCGATGCGGCGCGCCGGGAGGCGCTGCCGGTCTCGCGCCTGGTCGCGATTGCGCCGATGTTCGGGATCAGCATGATCGAGAATCCGCGCGGCGCCCGCTGGCTGGCACGGGTGCTGTACTGGCTCGGCTTCGGGAAGGCCTTCGTGCCGGGCGGCGGCGATACCGCGATCGGCACAAAGCCGTTCGAAGGCAATCGCTTGAGCTCCGATCCGGTCCGCTATGCTCGCAATGCCGCCTTGTCGGCGGCGGCACGCGAACTCGCCGTCGGCGATCCCAGCGTCGGCTGGATCCATGCCGCCTTCCAGCTGATGGACCGCCTGGCGCAGCCGCGCGCGCCGCTCGAGGTCAAAGTGCCGACGCTGATTGTCGCGGCCGGACGCGATCCCGTCGTGTCGACGCCGGCGATCGAGCGCTTCGCGGCAAGGCTCAAAACCGGCTCCGCTCTGGTGCTGCCGACGGCACGCCACGAGATCCTGATGGAGAACGACGCGATCCGGGCGCAGTTCTGGGCCGCCTTCGACGCCTTCGTGCCGGGCGAGGGTGTGCCCGCGCCCGCCTCAGCCGTTGAGGAGGGCGAGCGCGGCCTGGTGCAGCGTCCTGTTGCCGGCGGCGAGGATGGTGCCGCCCTGGGCGGCGCTGCCGCCGTCCCATGA